A region from the Vibrio navarrensis genome encodes:
- a CDS encoding LysR family transcriptional regulator has translation MDIKQLKYLIALDETQHFGQAAAMCHITQPTLSMRIRNLEEELQLTLINRGQRFEGFTDAGERILAWARSVLAAHDGLQAEAANCRGQLVGNLRFGMVPLASLDPMTLLKPLTQHYPDLRYQLFSMTSEQVVDALNRNQLDLGLCYLDQLDTRQFEVFELQPTRMGLLHDNRYFSFDQSEMAWESLDKIPLGLLTQGMHYRRSIDLSFHSHAIEPHIQLESDSTFQLLQAVNAGLCCTIMPLNGGMEAMNEHLRMIPIAKAKVHSRIGLLIRSSEPRSVLAERCFAKAKTIFAADSLTTA, from the coding sequence ATGGATATTAAGCAATTGAAATACCTCATTGCTCTCGACGAAACCCAGCATTTCGGGCAAGCCGCAGCGATGTGCCACATTACCCAGCCAACCCTGTCGATGCGTATCCGCAATTTAGAAGAGGAGTTGCAACTCACTTTGATTAACCGTGGCCAGCGCTTCGAAGGATTTACCGATGCAGGCGAGCGCATTCTCGCTTGGGCGCGCAGTGTGCTCGCCGCGCACGACGGTTTGCAAGCAGAAGCCGCCAACTGCCGCGGGCAACTGGTCGGGAATCTGCGTTTTGGCATGGTCCCTCTAGCCAGCCTTGACCCGATGACGTTGCTCAAGCCACTCACCCAACACTACCCAGATCTGCGCTATCAGCTCTTTTCGATGACCTCGGAACAAGTAGTTGACGCGTTAAACCGCAATCAGCTTGATCTCGGCCTTTGCTATCTCGATCAACTCGATACGCGCCAATTTGAGGTGTTTGAACTTCAACCTACCCGCATGGGGCTACTGCACGATAACCGTTATTTTTCCTTCGACCAGAGCGAAATGGCTTGGGAGAGTCTCGATAAGATCCCGCTTGGCTTGCTTACTCAGGGGATGCATTACCGCCGCTCGATTGACCTTAGTTTTCACAGTCACGCTATTGAACCGCACATTCAGTTAGAGAGTGACTCGACATTTCAGTTGCTGCAAGCGGTCAACGCCGGGCTATGTTGTACCATTATGCCACTCAATGGTGGCATGGAAGCCATGAACGAGCATCTGCGGATGATCCCGATCGCCAAAGCCAAGGTACACTCGCGGATTGGCCTACTGATTCGCAGCAGTGAACCGCGTTCGGTACTGGCTGAACGATGCTTTGCCAAAGCAAAGACGATATTTGCCGCCGACTCGCTCACCACGGCATAA
- the fdhD gene encoding formate dehydrogenase accessory sulfurtransferase FdhD, with product MTCTITPLTQLSETNFAAQKPDRYQYVEMDTGRTQGSKALASETALSISFNGISYAVMMVTPGNIEDFVIGFSLSSGVVHSAREIHDMQLSVGQDSLHAAVEIANRAFWALKSQRRQLAGTSGCGICGVEALEQALPSLETLPEVAPPKPALFSGLRERIQQAQVLAQHSGALHAALYVTDVGELALCREDIGRHNALDKLIGAMVQANVNPEQGFVVMTSRCSLELIHKAVRARIATLVTLSAPTSLTVQWARRHHLNLVHLPKNSAPRLYSPAPLWGNERLKRTHQ from the coding sequence ATGACCTGCACCATCACACCTCTGACGCAACTGAGTGAAACCAACTTCGCTGCACAAAAACCAGATCGTTATCAATATGTAGAGATGGATACCGGACGCACTCAAGGCAGTAAAGCGCTGGCGAGTGAAACAGCGCTCTCCATCAGTTTTAATGGCATCAGCTACGCGGTGATGATGGTGACACCGGGCAACATCGAAGATTTCGTTATTGGGTTTAGCCTCAGCAGCGGCGTGGTGCACTCAGCTCGTGAAATTCACGATATGCAGTTAAGCGTTGGCCAAGATTCACTGCATGCGGCGGTTGAGATCGCCAATCGCGCATTTTGGGCGTTGAAAAGCCAGCGTCGCCAGTTAGCCGGAACCAGCGGCTGTGGCATTTGTGGCGTGGAAGCGCTTGAGCAAGCTTTGCCATCGCTGGAAACACTGCCAGAGGTTGCGCCGCCTAAGCCAGCTTTGTTTTCTGGGCTACGTGAGCGCATTCAGCAAGCGCAAGTGTTGGCTCAACATAGCGGCGCATTGCACGCGGCGCTGTATGTCACTGACGTCGGTGAACTGGCGCTGTGCCGCGAAGATATTGGTCGTCACAATGCCTTGGATAAACTGATAGGCGCGATGGTGCAAGCAAACGTCAACCCAGAACAAGGATTTGTAGTGATGACCAGTCGCTGCAGTTTGGAGCTGATCCACAAAGCGGTGCGCGCCAGAATCGCCACCTTGGTGACGCTCTCGGCACCGACTTCACTGACGGTGCAATGGGCTCGCCGCCATCATTTGAACCTCGTCCATCTGCCCAAAAACAGCGCGCCGAGACTCTACAGCCCGGCGCCGCTTTGGGGAAACGAGCGACTCAAGCGAACTCACCAGTGA